Part of the Sinorhizobium terangae genome is shown below.
TAGCGTCCGCTCCGATATCCTGATGGAGGACGCGCTCAAGAAGAATTGGCCGTTTTTCCGGTTGGCGCCGAGTGGAAAGGCCGAAGCCGCGGCGATCACCGACGTGATCGTCGCGAGTTGGAAGGGCAAACCGCTCGCGCTCATCGATGACGGTACGATCCATAGCCGGGAGCTTGTCGAAAGCGTTCGGAACGCGCTTGCCGAGATCGGCGTGACACCCGTCTTCACCGACACCTATCGTCCGGCGCAGGAACAGCAGGTTGGCCTCGTACGTCGATTGGCGAAGAGCGGCGCCACTCACATCTTTACCGGAGGCGACCGCTACGACACCGCCGTGATCGCGCGTGACGCGAAGGCTGAAAAGGTCGCGATAACCCTGCTCGGCGGCGACGTATTAAATGCCGCCGACCTTGATGTTCCCCTCGAGAACGGAGTGCTTGCCGTGACGGTTCCAGAGGCGTCTCGGTCGAGCGACGCCGAAGCCGTCGCCAAGGCGATGCGCGCAATCGGAATCGAGCCCGAGGGTTATGTCCTGCCGGCCTTCGCCGCCATGTCGCTGCTCGAACAGGCGAAGGACCAGGCAGCCAAGGACGGCAGCGCGCTTCCCGAAGCCCTGCTGAAAGGGCCTTTTGCAACGATCCTGGGGCCGATAAAGTTCAACGGGAGCCATGAGAGGACCGCCACACCCTATCGGCTGATGGAATGGCAGGATGGCCGTTTCGTCGCCGCCACGGGCGAAGGCGGTGCGGACTGATGCGCAAGGGTCCGAACAATCTGATTACCGATGTCGCAGGTCTCTTGGTCGGCAACGCCGAAGACCACCGACTGAAGTCCGGCGTCTCTGTCGTGCTTTGCGAACAGCCGGCAACGGCAGCGGTTCAAGTCCTCGGCGGTGCGCCGGGCACGCGGGAGACCGATCTGCTCGCACCGGAAAATACCGTCCAGACGGTTGATGCCCTCGTGCTTTCCGGCGGTTCGGCCTTCGGTCTGGACGCAGCCTCCGGGGTACAGGCCGCGCTCCGGGAAATGGGACGCGGTTTTGCGGTCGGCCCCCACCGCATTCCGATCGTCCCGGCGGCAATTCTTTTTGATCTCGTCAATGGCGGCGACAAGAATTGGGGACGCTTTTCGCCCTATCGCGACCTTGGTTACGATGCCGTGCGCGCAGCCGGTACTACATTCCTGACCGGAACCGCCGGTGCCGGTACGGGCGCACTGACCGCTACCTTCAAAGGCGGCCTCGGCTCGGCATCGACAGTGCTCGCCAATGGCATCACGATCGGCGCACTCGTCGCGGTAAATGCGCTCGGCTCGGCGACGATCGGCGGCACGCGCCATTTCTGGGCCGCGCCCTTCGAGCTTGACGGCGAGTTCGGCGGGCTCGGCTATCCGGTCCCCATGCCGCAGGATGCGGCGCTGCCCCGCCTCAAGTTCCGCGAGGAGCAAGCGGCCGCTGCGAATACGACGATCGCCGTCATCGCCACCGATGCAGTGCTCAGCAAGGCTGAGGCGAAGCGGCTGGCCATCGCCGCCCATGACGGCTTTTCTCGCGCGCTCTGGCCGTCGCATACGCCGCTTGACGGTGATCTTATCTTCGCGCTTGCGACAGGAGCGAGCGGCAAGGCGCCTCTGCTTGAAGATTTCATCGATCTTGGCGCGGCCGCTGCATCGACGATGGCGCGTGCGATCGCACGCGGCGTTCACGATGCTGTTGCGGCCGACAACGATACGAAGCCGTCCTGGTCGCAATAGAGCGGATGAGGAAGAGTGTGTGCGGCTTTCCGCCTGCATGCCGCCTCTCCACTTACTAGAATCGATCAGGCGCTGAGCCACGGCTTGCTGCGGATGTTGTTTGCGCGTTACCGGGATGCTATGGCCCGGAAAACATCGGAGCCTGTCATGACCCATCCCATCCGCATTGCCCCATCGATCCTGGCGTCCAACTTCTCCAAGCTCGGCCAGGAGGTTCGCGATGTCGTCGAAGCCGGCGCCGACTGGATCCATCTCGACGTCATGGATGGCCATTTCGTACCGAACATCACCTTCGGCCCGGACGTCATCAAATCGCTGCGTCCCCATACGGATGCGACCTTCGACTGTCATCTGATGATTTCGCCCGCCGATCCATATATCGAAGCTTTTGCCAAGGCCGGCTGCGACATCCTGACGGTGCACGCCGAGGCTGGGCCGCATTTGCACCGGTCGCTGCAGACCGTGAAGTCGCTTGGCAAGAAGGCTGGCGTCTCGCTCAATCCAGCCACCCCGGAAAGCGCTATCGAATATGTGCTGGACTCGGTCGATCTGATCCTGGTGATGACGGTCAATCCGGGCTTCGGCGGACAGAAGTTCATCCACGCCACCGAGGAGAAGATCCAACGGATCAAGGCGATGGTCGGCGACCGGCCGATCGAGATCGAGGTCGATGGCGGCATCACGCCGGAGACGGCTGCATTGCCAGTGAAGGCCGGTGCCAATGTGCTGGTTGCGGGCTCGGCCGTTTTCAAGGGCGATTCCGTCGAGACCTATCGCGCGGCAATCGAGGCGATCCGCAAATCCGCGGAGAAGGCGCGCGGATGAGTGTGCGGGCGGCAATCACCACAACACTTCTGGCAGCAGCGACGATTGCGACCGCCGAGGCGCGTGCAGGAGACTTTGCCGCCTTGCAGCCGATCGGATTTTCATCTGATGGCAACGTCTTCGCCTTCGAGGAATATGGCGTCCAGGACGGTTCCGGTTTTCCCTATTCGACGATTTACGTCCTCGATACGCGCAAAGACACTTTCCTCCCCGGCGCACCCGTCCGCGCCGTCATCGAGAAAGATGGTAGCGCACTGCACGAAGCGCGCCGCGAGGCGCACCAACGTGCCGCGCCGTTGATCGATGCGTACGGCCTGACGGACACACCCGGGATACTGGCCGCATACAATCCTGTAACTGAAAGAAGCAGTGCCGACCACACGTTGAGCTATGATGCTTTTCCGGCCGATGACCCGTTCCGCAAGCGCTATGCGCTGAAGCTCGAAGAGAAGAGCTTCGGGCCGCAGGGCGTCTGCGCCAGCTTGTTGAAGGAGGTCAAAGGCTTTCGCCTGGTGATGACGGAGAAGGCGGGGAAGCCTGCAGCGGACCTGTTGCAGGAGGATACGCGCATCCCGGAAAGCCGTCGCTGCCCAACCGGTTATCGCATCGGTGGCGTCGTGACCCGCGTCAATGATGACGGATCCGAAGTCCACGTGGTGATGATCCTGGTCAAGTCCCTTGGTTTCGAGGGCTCGACCGATGGTCGCTGGATTGCGTTACCGATCCGGCTTCCCAAATGAGCAGCGACGAGCAGGCTTCCAAATCGCCATTGCTCCCTTTGGATGTCGCATCGTCGAAGCGATCGCGGTTGGTGCTTTCCCTTCCCAAAGGGCGGGAAGTGCTGATTGGGACTCCTGCGTGGGCCTTGGCGATGGCGATATCTGCCTGGCTGGCGCTGTGGCTGCGCGGAAACGAGGCGGACTTCCACCTCAGGGACGTCCTATCGCTTTACGCGCTTGGCGGGCTGCTGGCGTGGCCGCTTTCGCTGTTTGCGGCGCGGTTTGCAGCACAAGGACGAACAGTCGAGACCCGCTTCTCGGCATTTCTCCTGTGTCTCGTCGCAGGCACGGTCGGTACGACGGCATGCCTCTTCGCCTTTGACTACCGGATATTCTATGCGCAGTGGCATGCGACCACCGGCACGCGGAAGTGGCTGTTCCAGTTCCTGTTCACGTTTCTCGCCGCACTCTACCAGTTCCTGGTTCTCGGGGTTCGGCTCTACCTGCCGCTCGGCCTTGCCGCCCTTGTCGCCGCCAGCCTTTGGCTTGCGCGATCGGACATGCGCCAACGGCGTTGAGCTTGATCGCCATCTTTGATAGAGGCACAGCCATCCTCCACTGACGACGAAAGCTTAAGCCCATGATCCCCCGTTACTCCCGGCCGGAAATGGTGGCCATATGG
Proteins encoded:
- a CDS encoding P1 family peptidase, whose product is MMRKGPNNLITDVAGLLVGNAEDHRLKSGVSVVLCEQPATAAVQVLGGAPGTRETDLLAPENTVQTVDALVLSGGSAFGLDAASGVQAALREMGRGFAVGPHRIPIVPAAILFDLVNGGDKNWGRFSPYRDLGYDAVRAAGTTFLTGTAGAGTGALTATFKGGLGSASTVLANGITIGALVAVNALGSATIGGTRHFWAAPFELDGEFGGLGYPVPMPQDAALPRLKFREEQAAAANTTIAVIATDAVLSKAEAKRLAIAAHDGFSRALWPSHTPLDGDLIFALATGASGKAPLLEDFIDLGAAAASTMARAIARGVHDAVAADNDTKPSWSQ
- a CDS encoding branched-chain amino acid ABC transporter substrate-binding protein, which translates into the protein MFRLIVKSIVVAGLISASPALAAGLKVAVVAPIEGPFATLGKQMVDGAAFQADDRGSQIVPIAESCDPAGGEALTKALLASGAEAAIGFLCTESLEAALPALAEARIPAITLSVRSDILMEDALKKNWPFFRLAPSGKAEAAAITDVIVASWKGKPLALIDDGTIHSRELVESVRNALAEIGVTPVFTDTYRPAQEQQVGLVRRLAKSGATHIFTGGDRYDTAVIARDAKAEKVAITLLGGDVLNAADLDVPLENGVLAVTVPEASRSSDAEAVAKAMRAIGIEPEGYVLPAFAAMSLLEQAKDQAAKDGSALPEALLKGPFATILGPIKFNGSHERTATPYRLMEWQDGRFVAATGEGGAD
- a CDS encoding DUF2259 domain-containing protein, which produces MSVRAAITTTLLAAATIATAEARAGDFAALQPIGFSSDGNVFAFEEYGVQDGSGFPYSTIYVLDTRKDTFLPGAPVRAVIEKDGSALHEARREAHQRAAPLIDAYGLTDTPGILAAYNPVTERSSADHTLSYDAFPADDPFRKRYALKLEEKSFGPQGVCASLLKEVKGFRLVMTEKAGKPAADLLQEDTRIPESRRCPTGYRIGGVVTRVNDDGSEVHVVMILVKSLGFEGSTDGRWIALPIRLPK
- the rpe gene encoding ribulose-phosphate 3-epimerase, with amino-acid sequence MTHPIRIAPSILASNFSKLGQEVRDVVEAGADWIHLDVMDGHFVPNITFGPDVIKSLRPHTDATFDCHLMISPADPYIEAFAKAGCDILTVHAEAGPHLHRSLQTVKSLGKKAGVSLNPATPESAIEYVLDSVDLILVMTVNPGFGGQKFIHATEEKIQRIKAMVGDRPIEIEVDGGITPETAALPVKAGANVLVAGSAVFKGDSVETYRAAIEAIRKSAEKARG